A stretch of the Orcinus orca chromosome 1, mOrcOrc1.1, whole genome shotgun sequence genome encodes the following:
- the METTL13 gene encoding eEF1A lysine and N-terminal methyltransferase, translating into MNLLPKSPKEFGSIDYWEKFFQQRGKKAFEWYGTYLELCGLLHKYIKPREKVLVIGCGNSELSEQLYDMGYQDIVNIDISEVVIKQMKERNASRRPQMSFLKMDMTEMEFPDASFQVVLDKGTLDAVLTDEEEKTLQQVDRMLAEVGRVLQVGGRYLCISLAQAHVLKKAVGHFSREGWMVRVHQVANSQDQLLEAEPRFSLPVFAFIMTKFRPVPGSALQIFELCAQEQGKPVRLESAERLAEAVRERQQYAWLCSQLYRKAGLGSVSLDLCSGDTGEPRYTLHVVDSPTVKPSRDSHFAIFIIPQGRETEWLFGMEEGRKQLAASAGFRRLITVALHRGQQYEGMDSIQAELSARVMELAPAGMPAQQQVPFLSVGGDIGVRTVQHQDCSPLSGDYVIEDVQGDDKRYFRRLIFLSNRNVVQSEARLLKDVSHRAQKKRKKDRKKQRPADTPEDLPAAPGQSIDKSYLCCEHHKAMIAGLALLRNPELLLETPLGLLVVGLGGGSLPLFLHDHFPKSCIDAVEIDPSMLQVATQWFGFSQSDRMKVHIADGLDYITSLAEEEARRHYDVIMFDVDSKDPTLGMSCPPPAFVAQPFLQKVKSILTPEGVFILNLVCRDLGLKDSVLAGLKAVFPLLYVRRIEGEVNEILFCQPHPERKLATPELLEMAQALEQTLRKPGKGWDDTYVLSDMLKTVKIV; encoded by the exons ATGAATCTCTTACCTAAAAGCCCTAAGGAGTTTGGCTCCATTGACTATTGGGAGAAGTTCTTCCAGCAGCGGGGAAAGAAAGCTTTCGAGTGGTATGGAACCTACCTGGAACTGTGCGGGTTGCTGCACAAATATATCAAGCCCAGGGAAAAG GTGCTGGTGATTGGGTGTGGAAACTCAGAGCTAAGCGAGCAGCTGTATGACATGGGCTATCAGGATATAGTGAACATTGACATCAGTGAGGTCGTCATCAAGCAAATGAAGGAACGCAATGCCAGCCGACGGCCCCAGATGAGCTTCTTGAAGATGGACATGACAGAGATGGAGTTTCCCGATGCCTCATTCCAGGTGGTGTTGGACAAGGGCACCCTGGACGCAGTCCTGACAGATGAGGAGGAGAAGACCCTGCAGCAGGTGGACAGGATGCTGGCTGAGGTTGGCCGTGTCCTGCAGGTGGGCGGTCGCTACCTCTGCATCTCCCTGGCTCAGGCTCACGTCCTGAAGAAAGCAGTGGGTCACTTCTCTCGGGAGGGGTGGATGGTGAGGGTGCACCAGGTGGCCAACAGCCAAGACCAGCTGTTGGAAGCAGAGCCTCGGTTCTCCTTGCCTGTCTTTGCCTTCATCATGACCAAGTTCAGGCCGGTCCCTGGCTCTGCCCTTCAGATCTTTGAGCTGTGTGCTCAGGAGCAGGGCAAGCCTGTGCGGCTGGAGAGTGCCGAGCGGCTGGCTGAGGCGGTGCGGGAGCGGCAGCAGTATGCCTGGCTGTGCAGCCAGCTGTACCGCAAGGCCGGGCTGGGGAGTGTGTCTCTGGACTTGTGCAGTGGGGACACGGGGGAGCCACGCTACACCCTCCACGTGGTGGACAGCCCCACTGTGAAACCATCGCGGGACAGTCATTTTGCCATTTTCATCA TCCCCCAGGGTCGGGAGACCGAGTGGCTCTTTGGCATGGAGGAGGGCCGGAAGCAGCTGGCAGCCAGTGCGGGCTTCAGGAGGCTGATCACAGTGGCCCTTCACCGAGGTCAGCAGTACGAAGGCATGGACAGCATCCAGGCCGAGCTGTCAGCCAGAGTCATGGAGCTGGCCCCGGCCGGGATGCCCGCCCAGCAGCAG GTACCCTTCCTGTCTGTTGGTGGGGACATCGGGGTCCGGACTGTTCAGCACCAGGACTGCAGCCCTTTGAGTGGTGACTACGTCATCGAGGATGTGCAGGGGGATGACAAGCGCTACTTTCGGCGGCTGATCTTCCTCAGCAACAGGAACGTGGTGCAGTCAGAAGCCAGGCTGCTGAAGGATGTGTCTCACAGAG CCCAGAAGAAACGGAAAAAGGACAGGAAGAAGCAGCGGCCTGCTGATACTCCAGAGGACCTCCCTGCAGCTCCGGGGCAGTCCATTGATAAGAGTTACCTGTGCTGTGAACACCATAAAGCCATGATTGCCGGCCTTGCCCTGCTGAGAAACCCGGAGCTGCTCCTAG AAACCCCACTGGGATTGTTGGTGGTAGGCCTGGGTGGGGGCAGCCTCCCCCTTTTTCTCCACGATCATTTCCCAAAGTCCTGCATCGATGCTGTGGAGATCGACCCCTCCATGTTGCAAGTGGCCACTCAGTGGTTTGGCTTCTCCCAGAGCGACCGTATGAAGGTCCACATCGCAGATGGCCTGGACTATATTACCAGCCTGGCAGAAGAAGAAG CACGACGTCACTACGATGTCATAATGTTTGATGTGGACAGTAAGGACCCAACCCTGGGAATGAGTTGTCCACCCCCAGCGTTTGTGGCCCAGCCTTTCCTGCAGAAGGTCAAAAGCATCTTGACTCCTGAAG GTGTCTTTATCCTCAACCTCGTGTGCCGAGACCTAGGGCTAAAGGACTCAGTGCTGGCTGGGCTCAAGGCGGTGTTCCCCCTCCTGTATGTCCGGCGAATTGAGGGTGAAGTAAACGAGATCCTGTTCTGTCAGCCGCACCCTGAGCGGAAACTTGCCACGCCGGAGCTGCTGGAAATGGCCCAGGCCTTGGAGCAAACCCTGAGGAAGCCTGGAAAGGGCTGGGATGACACGTACGTCCTGTCAGACATGCTCAAAACTGTGAAGATTGTGTGA